TATAAcattatgaacaaaaataacATGGATTAAAcaaacataatttatataaaaggacgataacaaaaaattatgaaaacggaagatttaataattattctgTTGGAAACATTTATAAGGAATTCATATTgtactattttatataattttatatttttaaaaacatatttttaggaaaaatcataaaaagttaatgtttttatataatgtaaaaattttttataataatgaaattatgacttatttttttctatgtgGATTATAATATTTAGGTTAATTATTAAGAATTTATCAtgtgataaaaattattatttgtgatcgaaaaaaatagaaaatcattaatattttttcatataaatatctattattaataaagaaaaattaataaactagaaaaataaaataaacatattatcTTAAAGTATTTCcgcatatgtattttattcatagaaaaaaatatttaaaaaaatgtataattcttaatattaatatatatataatttttattaattttttaatattagtGTTATGACCATACCAAGGAAGCATTTTCCATGTAAGCTAGTCTCATTTTTTCTGAggactatatatttttgtgcaaaaaatatatgcatgtgtcATTTAATTGATTAAACAGTGCATTTTAAAGTgtatgaaattataaaaactaaaaaatacattaacattatattattatttttattaatacctataaaaaatataattttaataaaaagatattacGCTAAAAAAGGTTGAAAGGGgaaacttatttttaatacatatttaattaaacattgtatgaaatgaaataactgatttttaagtatacctcattaaaacatatataactaATAAAATCAATGttatgaatttaaaaaatatctataaaaaaataaatacttattatatttatatatatttaaaataatattaacactttatataatatatttatagttaagagtaaaaaattgttcatatatataaattttttaccaacgtatgtttatattatttcagaAAAAAGTGTATTGACATTTATGACtcctaataaaaattttaaaatatatataaagtatttttttgttatctatcattatgaaaaaataaagaaaataaaagaaaaaaaaattcaaaaaattgcctattaatatatgaatatatttaaatcatttaattaatacactaataattaaaaataataatttaatagaatatttatttataaattttctatataatatatatcttaataattctataaaatttaattaacttcataattaaacaaaataatgaaaaattaaactttatttcttttcatatatttgtgacgttttaaaaataagaaatcaataaacaaaaaaaaaatagtatttatttgataggaatattttgtataatatatttataactttatatttatgatttgcaaaataaaaaaagcaaacATATAAGGTTTTTTacgataaatatatattttaacatatttcttataaaacttatttatagaaaaaatataaaacttttttaaaagaaaaaaaaatatatataaggaacCAAATACAttcactttattttattttattcaaaaaagacatatatttttactgtaaaaataataacaaatttatttagTAAACTGAACAAATAATAGTTTTGAACAGAAGctatagtaaaaaataggGAGAAGCATATCGTAcatatcaaaaataaattaacacaagacttgaataaaattatatgtattttactattatacattaatattaacatacacaaatatatttttcatataaatatatttatatacaccAATATAAACATTAAAACTAAATAACTAATTATGTTGAAACATCAGATTAAAATACAAGGTGAAAAAcactaaaaaatttaaattcacaaaaaaactagtatcattttttttagagttatattttagaaattccaagtgtatgtatatatactttaaaatTCACGCAATTATGAATCtgttttttaagtatattgCTAAAGATATTATAgataatatgttataaagCATATTTCATCATAAAAGAAAcatattctttattattcatattaccCTTTTCTGaacttaattttatcatattttttaaccttcttatgataataaataagCCTTAATACAGTTAAGGCACCTAATATAAGGaaaggtaaaatatatattagaaaaacaaaaaagacaTCTAAAACgggaaaatattttttacctgCGTTTGTACCCTTTGTTATATTCACGGGTAAACACAGCGATTTAAAAGGggatttcattaaaaatgaataaaaggGTTTTAGTCCATCCCATAATTTCAAAGCGGTAAATACTTTGAACAATCCTTTTATAAAGCCATAACCAACAAATAAATCTAATATGAATACTACTAAGaacaacaataaaaatattaaaggtGAAGTAATTTTTAGTCCGtattttttacgtattattttgttgtaaAGCTTATTACTAATAgttttgttgtttttaagaaagtttatataatcaagttctttaaatatttttttttctgaacgagaacatttttttgtttcaaatatataagatTTGTTTTTCTTAGTTTGTTTATGGCATTCCATTTCGTTTAAGGAACTTCCAgttaattgtatatattttacattatctcttttttcattattatatatatcatttttttggTTTACTCCATTGCAATGTATCTCTTTTAATgctaaaatatttgtatgctTGTCctgcttatattttgttaatgaTCTATAAGTTCTTGtacttaaatttatattgatGTTGTACTTTACTTTCAATAATTTGCTGTGTGTACTCTAAAAAAACcaagtaaataatttttatttaaaaaataaataatttaacgttataaaaatgtattattaaaaatgaaacgCAAAAAATATGGATAACGAAAATATgcttaaattatattatcatacaatattattgttaaagTAGAGTCTCcaaattaaaaggaaaaatgaaaaaaatttgaaaaaaaaaattgaattaattttttgttccatgatatagattattattattgtgttCTCTACAATaaagtataaattattaacaatataatatttttttaattataacagacattataattaattattatttttttttttataatatttttttaaaaacttaaaatttatataactatatttttttttacagcaatggcaaataaaaatatttttaaatatatattataaaatttacatcttaatcttataaaaaactagctattaataaaataataaagtttaAATTCATTGATAAATATTCCAAATATgcaaattaattaattaataaattaaactaattagataattttttatcagtttctttttgaattaatagaaaaaaaattatatgatttaagaatattattaaatattaattttatggaGTAGgaattatatagaatataggTTATGCACtgttatatatgaaaatagaaaataataatttaaaagaagtTTTCctgttaataattataaatttataaacattacattttggaaaaagttgttattgtaaaatattttttatataattaaacaaataaagtAGCAGTTATGATTAACGGTGAGAGTACTATTTTGtataacattttataatacattaatCATAgaactttcattttttaaaagtttttaatatagttatagagttaaaattataatgaactaacaaatatgtaaaaaaacatacatttaaaaggtaaataaattatagttttttatttttgaataatactttttggaaaattataatattcaagTTCAAATTatgtcattatttttaaatgatgcAAATTAAAACTCCAATCATTTATTCTGGAttacttttaattaaatatatatatttagtaaaaataataaaaataaaaagatatcaCAGTTAAAATTCAGATGGAAATGAAATATGAAGATGCattaattttacaatattttaagtgatatatattttctaatataattaacatacattatttatatatgtataataaataggAAGGAATAcagatataatttattaatatatttaatttagtaatttttatCTTGATAATTTTAGGGgaaatatgttattttttcatttattcatatacttttcataatattaggAGCATATCTCAGAGGCATACCTTATAATGTGATATTGAATAAATAgtattttatcaaaaataatttgatcATTAAAAAGTTGCTATTTTCATATGTTTGTGTTCGCTATATATTGTAATCCTTATAATGATAATTACATAATGTATGCACagtaaattatttgaatcatctaatatttaactttatattattgttctctttaaaaaatattattcttcttagtaaataattaaaatattaaaatataacttaatttaaattctatttttaaattaaaaaaagaaaataagtaaaaattaacaatattatatttttatttttttaaaatatatatattattttcgttACAACAATTATGATAGTTCTTATAtggtttattttaaattttagcACAATATCATATTATCTCTTTTTTACTCTATATTAATATTCCCACGTAATATATAAGTTACCTCTTTTTGATACTTTATAATAGTCCTCTTATTACTTATTggatatattatgtataataagtGCGTCCttgtatttttcaaatagtttctaataaaaaaaatttatttatcgTTTCAGTAcatacaattatatttttttgtggaCATTAAACATTTATCATTTAAGTTGTTtgtcattttaatttttagtgcactttatatatactataacaTTACatgtaaattaaatatatacttttaataatattttataataatgaatttttaCTAGTAAAATCATAATATGTATGCAAATAGAGACACATATTCTAAATGTGCTCATTTTctttcataaatatacactaccagataaataaataatataaaatatgagtTTTCCATAGTAAAATCATTGTGGAactagttttttattttaaaataataatatatgtttatcaTCAGATGTACATTGATTGTTATATTTCGTTttctgtatatttttaacaattttattttaataatatattaaaatattactgttttaaaagaatataatatttttattcgtttAAAAGGAAGATATATATCAATACATTCATAACCATGgataattttaatgtactttcgtatataaaaaaaattgaattacGTAATTCAATAGTTGGTGTTCTTTTTATAGCATATTACAATATCTTATGTTATATAGAatagttatttttaataattataatttaatacgaaatattataaattttgattAAGTCaatgttcatataatttGAATGTTTCATATGACTATCCTTTGTTTATATAGAGTTTAAgcttaataattttgtaaattataattagtTATAgataaatacacaaaaatttaataaaagtatcatactctattttttattgtagaTATTCTGTACCtccaaaaattaatatttctttatttaggcatatatttaaaaatatttatgcatcTCATAGGGAAATGTATTACTTGTGTTTTATATGACCATTATATGAATCTAATattcgtaaaaaaaaatttacatgtaATTCTACTTTTTCTGTTAAAGTGAAAAacattgtaatatattacatcACTTTTAATTGcaatatttaaagaataaatgCAATAAACACAAATTCACTAATGATTGAGAttctttcatttaattttaataaataattcaagTCATAAAGAGTAACTTAATTAAaagcatttaaaaaataaataatataaaaaaataaaatataaataatatacctTTAGAACAAAAACATTATGATAAATCTCTTTAGAGTACATAAGACGTAGaatgttataatttattattcccttattatattttcaagaTGTTGctcaatattaatattaatattatatttaataatattatttatataatagtattatattatgaactACAATATCTTCTTTccttcaaaataaaaataatagtttatatttattgctTTTTACTTATGGTAAATgtctatattattaatatgcaTTATTGTATACTATGAATGACGTTATGTCTgtggtaaaaaaatattttatttcaattttgttttttctcaacatataaataattccaaaggtatatatatgattctATTAACAATTAattgaattatttaaaataaagtgtatttagtataatatatgttattatgttgcatatatgttcaacgtaaaacaaatataaatttaatacttttctccatttaaataataaactattatttatttatttaggtccattatcttattttatttcttatttgtaaaaatattacctTATGTTGaactaataaaataagtcttctttttatttaataattatgtgGATAATTTAAACATTAcgtaataaagaaaaactctaacatatttaatttaggataaataatttcatacTATTAGAGGCAttaatttcatattattattgtttagTCTTTcagtttttataaatttactttaattgttatataatttccAATGCAATTTTCTACTTgtgttttaataatatacattttttatttatttgttatttaattcATGTAATCACAGAAGTTCACCAAGgattacaataataaatattctatatttattcGCCTACTTTTACTTATTAAAAGTGAATAATTttagttaaaaaattttgatataCTTCaacttaaatattatataacatgtTGTAAGAATATGCACCTATCCCTTATAccataaaatacaaaatgaatACTTTTATCATTCTGTTTGCAAattgatataatatatgtttattaccactttagaaaaaaagcatatatttatataatatataattaatatatcattataataattttctctTATATAGCAGGCCTTTACATATCTTTCATTCTTATActttaaagaattatatattcattatagtTCTccgtaataaataataacttaaaaattaatggatgaatatatatatttatataaaataaatatatataacatataataacatttactccttagtatttatatattcttattatataacGATAATCACTAAAtcaataggaaaaaaaaaaaagaataattaattttcataattttatattttgtaacatataaaaatatgaattaatacttctgtataaaaatatatttttctattatgtAAACTATAagcattttgtttatttaataaaggtACTAAAACTtcccaaaaaaataataataaaaaatacgtataagggtataatattcaaatgaataataattattattatatcatttatatatgcagttattatttttttttgtttttataagtTAATTTACTTCCAGAATAAGATTTAAATGTGTCTTAATTTGTCTGtcataaaacattttataatacatgTGCAATTAGAATTAAATGTTTCATATAGCATCATAAGATAAATGGATGTCTCTATCTTCTAAATTTAACTTTCTGTGTTTTGCATAATAGAATCTCtctaataattcattttgaTCTAAAAatgtttctttatttttatttttcctgtAGTGATAAgtctaatataaaaataaaaatataaaaaaaataaaatttttattttgtaattatattttttaagggAGATTTATTATACAGAAGTGTGTAGcgcaattatattttataagggaatatttatttactttatagaataagaataatgtGAAAAGTAGTCCTATTGTAACGAATCCAAATGTTATTGCTTTGTAAAAAGGATCATCTAAAAAGTTTATAAGAGTTCTTTTAGATGAATGTTGACTTAGAATTATAACATCCCTATCAATAATTAATTCTTGAATTAGTTTTTCCCAATAATCACTGGATAAATtatgtttacattttaattcGGATAAGATATAATATGGGTTATATTGTTCTTCACATTTTATGTAGTTTTTACATATGTTAtcgttatttttttccaaaaaaaaatatttacaacatttccttatatgtttttcgtatatattttttatctgttCAAGATAGTCAcaatacttatttttttctgttccagaagaatgttttttatttctaatgTGATCataacttttaaaataatagtacaaatgtttttcttctttccattcattaaaattaccgtcaaagtaaaatatacaatctttttctactttttttttatatgcagAAAGGATAGCGTGATTAAGTTTTGTTCTATCATCTGGATGAATAGTTTTATTCCATTTAGTACCTAATTCacttataattttatcatatatccAGTAAGTGAAGTAAGAACATACatcataattaatattttttttttttttagttttatcaaatttttttaagtaatctataatattattacaaactttttttacgtcttcatttttccatttagAACTAGTTTCTTCTTTGCAGTAATCAACACTTACACTTTTATTTCCATTCTTATATAGATCAgcatattttgtatattcaggcaactcttttaaaatattttcctaaaaattaatcagaagaattaaatatataaatactaattttttttttttaaaaaatctatCATTCTTAATGAGGTATGATgcattaaaatatgaattaatatttatattagtaaatgtaaaatatataccaaATCATCTTTTGAAGCACTCATTCTGTTTTGAGATACatcaattaaattaaatgatcataattaaaaacacataaatatcaacatatatatataataacagcacataatataatgatatattatgtactttatatgaaataaatagagtgaataaatatttattattgagaattatgctatatttatagatttgaaattatattataataattttatacttaCAACGcgaaagaaaattttttaaattagaaaaaaataaaatgaatatcaTGGATATAGTAcccataataaaataatatattgcggggataatttttatcttataaaatttaattttataaatgtacaaaCAAATtctaataatgatatatattaggGAAAAATATACCTAAATggcatttatatattgacGGCAGCTtaagataaattattaattaaattatccTATTTCATTTCgaaaatattgtatttatatataaatatatatataattaaatttccTTCATTATGATTTACTTGGGTAGAATGATCAATTATAtgtcatatatattagtataatTTCCCTTTGtagttataataatgaataatttattttattatctttatattaatgtgtattagaaattaattttttttttttaataattaaaatatgatatatattgttatatataacaattgATTTATGTATTctctattataaaaaaaaaattttatttataaataataagtataaaaaatacaatttattttgtaatttaaaaaagtatatatatttctctcTTTATTATTCTTCGAGGAAATTAaaatccattttattttactttgcACCagtaataatgtaatatgcATGCTTAAAGAAATAACCATTACCATATaagcataataaaaaattttgttttaagtTATTcggaataaaattattttaagaaattttaaaattcactattttaaaaagattacgttgaggataaaaaaatatattaaatactatccaaaataaaaaaaatattcaggaaaatttgataaaaaacatttattttatctgtAAACTATATTCTGATAAATCCTTTTTcatcaattatatatatattgaaataattcataaattttttatttttatactgaaaaatatatatttatcaattattgttttatttatttataattttataattaaatatttgcttctgttataataattaatgaaaagaagcaaaaattgatatataatctttcttatattttttaatattttgtgtaCCCAAGTGGAATAACTTCATTCATCTATTATCTGTAGCAttatttttagtatattatggtattattacatatcaattcatttaatattatattaaatatgttgTCGTGAAAACTAGTATggtataataaagaaaaaattaattataattattaatgttTGGAAATGAacatactatttttttaataatttaatcgagctataaaattttttttataatattttattttttatggtatAATGTCACTGTTGACATATTGAGAATTAGTTTTTTTCCcgtatacataatatattcagttagagaataattatataagtgaatgagttcatattatttaactAAATTCACTATGTTACAGTATTGTTAAATCTAACTTATAATGGATAGTGTTATTTCATgtactatttattttaaccttacaagtacataatatatatcctatgttattaatttaacttaatctaaataataaaaattgtaactaggaatgtttttattaactaCAATATAGTAATTATACTCTTAATAtctgaatatttttataagttACTATAGTAAGAaaacttaataaaattattttataaaaaacacagcatctaaaatataatatataaattaataaaacatgTGTCAGTAAAATTAACTAATAAaactttaattattatatttaatgtagaaaaaagaaaatatgctacgaataacaatataaaatagcatttttttaattacattcAACCAACTCCTTATATGGAGTATTtcaaacaatttttatattttaatattatttgacATTTGATCAtctatttgttatataactTAAAGATTATTTTAGATTTCTTAATATGTAcgctttttataaaattttctgttatattattatgtgtCTACAATGTATCTTGTTGTATTCCTAATATATTGATAACAAAacagatatatattaaaaccatttattatataacactTCATAAAGTAACCTATGTATACTTTCTAAAAAATTTGGATGTTCTTTCAAATccttatacatatttatatataatataactgAATAACATTTCtagtattaattttataatacttaaatttattatttatatttttcttaatattattttattattaagtaGAATTAGAGTGTGAACCctatttttatacttcttAATGTAGTCTTTTAGAATCAATTAGTATTAtacttcatattattatacatattataatacaGGATGATAGGATGAACATAATTGTCtgttgttataatatatctatatagaTATGGTTATATCTTTTCTTAATTA
This genomic interval from Plasmodium brasilianum strain Bolivian I chromosome 1, whole genome shotgun sequence contains the following:
- a CDS encoding PIR protein, coding for MSASKDDLENILKELPEYTKYADLYKNGNKSVSVDYCKEETSSKWKNEDVKKVCNNIIDYLKKFDKTKKKKNINYDVCSYFTYWIYDKIISELGTKWNKTIHPDDRTKLNHAILSAYKKKVEKDCIFYFDGNFNEWKEEKHLYYYFKSYDHIRNKKHSSGTEKNKYCDYLEQIKNIYEKHIRKCCKYFFLEKNNDNICKNYIKCEEQYNPYYILSELKCKHNLSSDYWEKLIQELIIDRDVIILSQHSSKRTLINFLDDPFYKAITFGFVTIGLLFTLFLFYKTYHYRKNKNKETFLDQNELLERFYYAKHRKLNLEDRDIHLSYDAI
- a CDS encoding fam-l protein produces the protein MEQKINSIFFFKFFSFFLLIWRLYFNNNISTHSKLLKVKYNININLSTRTYRSLTKYKQDKHTNILALKEIHCNGVNQKNDIYNNEKRDNVKYIQLTGSSLNEMECHKQTKKNKSYIFETKKCSRSEKKIFKELDYINFLKNNKTISNKLYNKIIRKKYGLKITSPLIFLLLFLVVFILDLFVGYGFIKGLFKVFTALKLWDGLKPFYSFLMKSPFKSLCLPVNITKGTNAGKKYFPVLDVFFVFLIYILPFLILGALTVLRLIYYHKKVKKYDKIKFRKG